In the genome of Clostridia bacterium, the window TATTTACAGCTGTTGTTGCGACAGCTTTTGCATATGAGGGTTGGATTATTGCTACATGTATCAATGCTGAATTAAGAGATGCAAAGAAAAATCTTCCATTAGCTCTTGTTGGAGGAACTTTTACTATAATGGTTGTTTATATTCTTTATTATATTGGATTGGCTGGAGCAGTACCAAACGAAGTTATGATGGCCGGTGGTGAAGCAGGAGCAAAACTAGCATTTCAAACAGTATTTTCGACTTTAGGTGGTTCACTAATCTTTGTATTTGTTATTATTTCTTGTTTAGGAACTTTAAACGGATTAATGCTTGGATGTACACGTGGTCTTTATTCAATAGCAGTAAGAGGCTTTGGACCAAAGCCAAATGTATATAATCAGGTTGATAGCATGACAAATATGCCAACAAATTCATCTATCTTTGGTTTACTTCTTTGTGGTATATGGTTGTTCTTCTTCTATGGTGCTAATTTAACAAATCCTTGGTTTGGATTTTTCTGTTTTGATTCTTCGGAATTACCTATAGTTACTATTTATGCAATGTATATTCCGATATTTTTTATGATGATAAAAAGAGAGAAAGACTTAAACTTCTTCAATAGATTTGTGGCGCCTACTGTTGCTTTAGCAGGATGTGTTTTCATGATAATTGCTGCCTGTTTTTCTCATAAGATGGCAGTCGTTGCATACCTGATCATATTTGCAGTTATAATGGGTATTGGTGCTATGTATGCAAATAAAAAAGTTGAAAGTAATAAATCCTTAGAAACGATGATGTAGTTTAATAAATCCTCTTATACATAAGTATGAGGGGATTTATTGCTGTAAGAGCATCAAAATAAAAGGGTGTACTTGAAACACCCTTATCTTAGTACTTTATATATCTTACTTATAACCGTGTCTATTTCATCCTTTGTAGTAAATCTACCAAGACTGAAACGTACAGCTCCATGTCCAACTTCATCCGAAACGCCCATAGCCTTTAAGACAGGGGATATTGTTGTCAAGCCTGAATGGCAGGCAGAACCTGTTGACGCTGCAACATCGTCCAAGCCGTTTAAAACCTCATGCCCGTTAAAACCGATAAAGCTGATATTCAAGGTGTTTGGAAGCCTTTTTTCAGGATGTCCGTTTAGTACAATTATTTCCCCGAAATTTACTTTAAGGCTGTTATAGAAATACTCTGTCATTAATTTTAAACTATCGCTTTTTAAGGTCTCTTTTGCAATTTCGCACGCTTTACCGAGGGCAACATCAAAAATGATATTCTCCGTTCCGGCACGCCTGCCGCTTTCATGTCCTGCACCATGTATTAAAGGCTCAATACTGATTCCTTTTCTCACGTATAAGGCACCGATACCCTTTGGTGCATAAAGCTTATGTCCAGCAACTGTTAGAAAATCAATGCCTAGCTCTTTGACATCAACAGGCACTTTACCTATTGATTGAGAAGCATCGGTATGAAACAGGATGTTATGTTTATGGCAAATATCTGAGATCTCCTTTATAGGCTGCAGTGTTCCAGTTTCATTGTTAGAATGCATAATTGTAACGAGTATGGTTTTGTCTGTTATAAGCTTTTCCAATGCAGTAATGTTTATTATTCCATACGGGTCAACAGGTACATATGAAATTTCATACCCCAGTCTTTCTAAATATTTGCACGGGTTCAAGACAGCCGGATGCTCTATCTGCGAGGTAATTATGTGATTGCCTTTATTTTTATATGAATAGGCAACCCCTTTTATAACCATATTGTTTGCTTCGCTGCCGCCACTTGTGAATATTATTTCTTCCGATTGACAGTTTAGCAAATCCGCTACCTGCTGCCTTGATTGCTCAACTGCTCTTTTTGTAGTAACACCCAATTCATGACTGCTCGATGGATTTCCAAAATTATCGAAAATGAAGGGGAGCATAGAGTCTGCAACTTGTTTGTCAATCGGGGTTGTAGCATTATAATCAAGATATATCATATAGTATTCCTTTCTGTTGACGGGGTTCACAGCCGAACCCTCGCCTTATTTTTATGACTTATCAATGTCTTTGCCACTTTCATATTCACAATATTGTACAAATATGCATATAAGAAAATAATATTAGCTTTTAGAATATATGTCAAGGAACTCTGACTACTGGCGAGAACAAAGGTAATTATTGTAATAAAAGCTGCTTGTAATACCATAGGGGCGTGGACGTTTAAATATATAATTGACTTTTGCTAGACGCTGTTTTGATATATTTTCTATAAAAGGGGGTCGTATTATATGAATATCAAAGCAATGGTAGAAGATTTAAACTGTGTCTTAGGCTTGGAAAGATATATAGTTGGTATTAACTTTATTTTTAATAAAGAAGAATATGAACTTTCAGCTGTTCCACAGGTAAGATACAAGCTGTCATATTGCAATATGGTTAAATTGGCCGCATCAGGTAAAAGTTTCAAAGCAGACATAAACAATTTTTTATGTATTGGTTCAGCAAAAGCACTAGGCTTGATAAAACCGGATTCAAATGCGACTTCAGGTAATGTTTATTATTCCTTCGGGCTTTATGACAGCTTATGTACTGCTAAGAATGTGCAAGAAGATGTAACATTTTTAGATCATCAGACGTATGGGGTTGTTGTTATGCCTCTGGAAAAATTCGAGGCTCAGCCGGATGTTGCTATATTTATAGTAAATCCATATCAAAGTATGAGAATACTACAGGGATATGCATATCACCATGGAGCAGCAAAGAATATAAAAATGGCGGGAAATTCTGGAATGTGCTCCGAATGCACGGCAACGACCTATGATACAAATGATATGAATTTGTCGCTCCTTTGTTCAAACACCAGGTTTTCTGCAAAGTGGAAGGATGATGAACTTGGCATTGGTATGCCATTTAATATGTTTGAAAAGGTTTGCGATGGTGTAATAAAAACAATTGGACCATGCGAACCAAACGAAAGGAAAATGAAGATTATTGCAAAATGCAAAGAAGCAGGTAAGAAGATAGATATTAGTTTGGATGGCAACTATTTTAAGAGCACTTCAAAATAATGCACAAGTGGAAATGTGAGGGAATTGGATGAAACTATATGAAATAGAGCAGAAGGTTTATTTAAACCTTTAGGTGCCTGGGAAACCTCCGAAAAAGTCGCAAGATTTGAATAAGCCACGTTTACTAGGAATAGTAAATCATTACCCCTATTTCCAATGCCACCAATTTTGAAATTTCCCAGTTATAGTTATTGCAAGACCTAATATTATGCAAACTGAACCTAAAGTGTAAGATCCTCCGTATGAATAAACAAATCCAAAAAATATTAAAATTCCACCTAGCACTATCTTGCCTTTGCCGATTCTAGGATTTACAATAAGTCGTTCTTTATTTTTATTATCACTAATACTATTTGGAGCTCCGCAATTTGGACATGAAGCTGCATTTCGACTTATTTGTTTGCCACAATCAGGACAAGTCACAAGAGCCATCTTAACCCCTCCACAATATTTATTAACCGAATATTTCAACAAAAACTTACATTTTCCCTTTATTTCCATAAAAAATAAATAGCACTATATTAAATAGTGCTATTAGTTAATTATCGGTTTCTTCTATAGGAAATATGGTGCCTGGCCTTATTCTATATATTTATATCTTAAACTTCCCAATAATCGCCTGTCTGTCCGAGTATATTAGCTGTTATTTCAGAAATCTGCACGGTGGATTTTGCTGTCTCC includes:
- a CDS encoding APC family permease, with amino-acid sequence METKLEKKYGLLTAIAMVVGIVIGSGVFFKAEKVLTATGGNLTLGILAWVIGGIIMIACAYTFAVMSTKYQYVNGVVDYAEATMGRKYGYYVGWFMALIYYPTLTSVLAWVSARYTSVLFGFSITGGECMTIAALFLIGSYALNALSPVLAGKFQVSTTIIKLIPLILMAIVGTIVGISSGMTVNNFTTVVTKISTTNALFTAVVATAFAYEGWIIATCINAELRDAKKNLPLALVGGTFTIMVVYILYYIGLAGAVPNEVMMAGGEAGAKLAFQTVFSTLGGSLIFVFVIISCLGTLNGLMLGCTRGLYSIAVRGFGPKPNVYNQVDSMTNMPTNSSIFGLLLCGIWLFFFYGANLTNPWFGFFCFDSSELPIVTIYAMYIPIFFMMIKREKDLNFFNRFVAPTVALAGCVFMIIAACFSHKMAVVAYLIIFAVIMGIGAMYANKKVESNKSLETMM
- a CDS encoding cysteine desulfurase family protein is translated as MIYLDYNATTPIDKQVADSMLPFIFDNFGNPSSSHELGVTTKRAVEQSRQQVADLLNCQSEEIIFTSGGSEANNMVIKGVAYSYKNKGNHIITSQIEHPAVLNPCKYLERLGYEISYVPVDPYGIINITALEKLITDKTILVTIMHSNNETGTLQPIKEISDICHKHNILFHTDASQSIGKVPVDVKELGIDFLTVAGHKLYAPKGIGALYVRKGISIEPLIHGAGHESGRRAGTENIIFDVALGKACEIAKETLKSDSLKLMTEYFYNSLKVNFGEIIVLNGHPEKRLPNTLNISFIGFNGHEVLNGLDDVAASTGSACHSGLTTISPVLKAMGVSDEVGHGAVRFSLGRFTTKDEIDTVISKIYKVLR
- a CDS encoding DUF169 domain-containing protein — encoded protein: MNIKAMVEDLNCVLGLERYIVGINFIFNKEEYELSAVPQVRYKLSYCNMVKLAASGKSFKADINNFLCIGSAKALGLIKPDSNATSGNVYYSFGLYDSLCTAKNVQEDVTFLDHQTYGVVVMPLEKFEAQPDVAIFIVNPYQSMRILQGYAYHHGAAKNIKMAGNSGMCSECTATTYDTNDMNLSLLCSNTRFSAKWKDDELGIGMPFNMFEKVCDGVIKTIGPCEPNERKMKIIAKCKEAGKKIDISLDGNYFKSTSK
- a CDS encoding zinc-ribbon domain-containing protein, with amino-acid sequence MALVTCPDCGKQISRNAASCPNCGAPNSISDNKNKERLIVNPRIGKGKIVLGGILIFFGFVYSYGGSYTLGSVCIILGLAITITGKFQNWWHWK